Proteins encoded by one window of Myxococcus guangdongensis:
- a CDS encoding SMI1/KNR4 family protein produces MATQSNEGTVTQAVERLKSFVETKEGMSVEFSAPVDAEAVAGLEAKYKLKLPPSYVRFITTLGTFKVEYGGQELIGMEEPGLLRAAAPDPSDAVDGDDSEVADAINQALFFQRRDDDSVENFWCFNPRARSAEGELAVVAYSHDEAFSLPEGEADAEDFRDFSTHIVKVIDDFIETYAEA; encoded by the coding sequence ATGGCGACGCAGTCGAATGAGGGAACGGTGACGCAGGCGGTGGAGCGGCTGAAGTCCTTCGTGGAGACGAAGGAGGGCATGTCCGTGGAGTTCTCCGCGCCGGTGGACGCCGAGGCGGTGGCGGGGCTGGAGGCGAAGTACAAGCTGAAGCTGCCCCCCAGCTACGTGCGCTTCATCACCACGCTCGGCACCTTCAAGGTGGAGTATGGCGGGCAGGAGCTCATCGGGATGGAGGAGCCGGGGCTGCTGCGCGCCGCCGCGCCGGACCCTTCGGACGCCGTGGACGGCGACGACTCCGAGGTCGCGGACGCCATCAACCAGGCCCTGTTCTTCCAGCGTCGCGATGACGACTCGGTGGAGAACTTCTGGTGCTTCAACCCGCGCGCCCGCTCCGCGGAAGGCGAGCTGGCCGTCGTCGCGTACAGCCATGACGAGGCCTTCAGCCTCCCCGAGGGCGAGGCCGACGCGGAGGACTTCCGCGACTTCTCGACCCACATCGTCAAGGTCATCGACGACTTCATCGAGACCTACGCGGAGGCGTAG
- a CDS encoding DUF4442 domain-containing protein encodes MSSVIFRGPRLFKAAMRVWPPYWGTGIAVEEVDPRWRSATVRLRQRFYNANAFGSHFGGSLYAMCDPHYALLLIPLLGRGYVIWDKAASIEFLKPARGTVTAVFDWSDAQLEEIREKTKGGEKFEPRRTLEILDAAGEAVARVHKTLYVRRRESPRPAPHTPQPLVLSGSHKRASMTNTSVAERVDGSREDI; translated from the coding sequence ATGAGCTCCGTCATCTTCCGCGGCCCGAGACTCTTCAAGGCGGCGATGCGTGTCTGGCCTCCCTATTGGGGCACTGGCATCGCCGTCGAGGAGGTCGACCCCCGCTGGCGCAGCGCGACGGTGCGCCTGCGCCAGCGCTTCTACAACGCCAACGCCTTCGGGTCCCACTTCGGCGGGAGCCTCTATGCGATGTGTGACCCTCACTACGCGCTGCTGCTGATTCCGCTGCTCGGACGCGGCTACGTCATCTGGGACAAGGCGGCGAGCATCGAGTTCCTCAAGCCCGCGCGGGGCACTGTCACCGCCGTGTTCGACTGGAGCGACGCGCAGCTCGAGGAGATTCGCGAGAAGACGAAGGGCGGGGAGAAGTTCGAACCTCGACGGACGCTGGAGATCCTCGACGCCGCGGGCGAGGCCGTCGCCCGCGTGCACAAGACGCTCTACGTCCGACGGCGGGAGAGCCCACGCCCCGCACCGCACACCCCGCAGCCGCTCGTTCTCTCGGGCTCTCACAAACGTGCATCAATGACAAACACATCGGTGGCCGAACGCGTTGACGGGTCGCGCGAGGATATCTAG